The DNA region accatatttggacacatttttttataaagtttgatagtgtaaagctttagacagagctttacaggcTTGATTTGTTGTACAAATTTGGCACCCTTTAAAATGTTCTTGGTCTCACCACACTTTGTTTTGTGGTAGCGTTAAACTGCAAATAATAAATACCTGTACTATTTTCTGAAAGTATTCTAAAATGTAAAATGGCCAATTTTGGAATGATTTCCCTGTGAATAGAACAAAAGACAATGTTTCAACATTACAGCAAACCACTATTCAGAGAACACCtttattaagaggacactttgttgggtcctaaaTGTATTCCCTAATAGAGGCTCTACTGCATTCTAAATATACCATCAATATCATCAACAAATTCATTtgaaattatttcttttttttatccgATAGACCTGCGCCTGCGTTGAACTTAAATAGAATCATGTCGCCATCTTCTACGACATAATTACGGCCTTGTTGTCTGTACTTGCCAGCACTCTGTTAGAAACAGAATATCAAAAAGTAaatagaaataaacaaaatatttgcaAAAAACCTATATCTTTCTTTCATAtacaaaattgttatattatttattagtttattGTTAGTTTATAAGATTGAGCCATAATCATTTACGCACACTCAGAAATTTATGAGCATGCGCACAGCATAGATTAATGCATTGAAAAGTtgttaatatataaacatgACAACTGTAACACCATCaagaaaaacacattttacCTTAACTGCTCCTTCAGAGCCTAGCTctttaaaatcaacaaatttCATTACTTCTGCCATAATGAAGCCTTTCTCAAAGTCTGTATGAATTTTACCAGCAGCTTGAGGGGCCTTTGTTcctttctgtaaaaaaaaaccccGAGAGATTATCAAAACACATGATCTTTATTATCAAGATAAGAAGCCATTACTCAATTTTTATAGTAGCCCAGGCTTTAGGCTCAAAGTAAATTTAGTTTTCACTTCAAAATTCTAAAGCTATCTTTGTGTCTCTGTCTAATATTATAGAGTATATATACTTTATTCGATACTATGAAGAAGAGTTGACCTTACCTGTATAGGCCAAGCTTTCACTTCATCCGCACCACTGGTGAAGAAGTATTCCAACTGCAAAGCTTTAAAGCCATTTACAATGATCTTGTTTAGGTTACTGtaaagtaaaacaaaacaaatatttgaaattatattatatttaatacaatatcCTAATTTATAACACTAAAtatattcttgtcatttgattagaCAATTGTGGGTCACGTGGCGGTTTGATAAAACAAAATCGCAAGGCCAACACTGTAAACATCCTTCCTGCCTGTTGCTTGACTTTGGCGAAACAATAACAATACAGAAATGGCACTTGATTAGTTACATTTTTGTATAGCGATATATATACTTATTTAGCCCATACCTTGTTGTTTTGTGCTCTTctaaatatttcttttgttcATCTTCATCCATATTAAAGTAGGTCAGTTCAAATCCAGCGCTGAATGGGATAATCAAAGCTCCTGGGTCATTCTTATCAACCCACTCTTTTATCTTTCCTAAcctgaagaagaaaaaacaatGTCACTTTTGGATGAGGTGGGTAGAGCCTGGGTTACACTAATCAAAGTTGTTCATGTGAATCAAAAGTGTCAACatgcatattcatattttaatcTTTCAAATCCCCTTCTGTGACAAATTCTAGTTTCTTGCTTCAGTGAAATCAATAGTAGTTTCTACTTTTTAATGAGCAATTGTACAACCAATCAGGGCTCAGGAAAACGAGTTATAACATattcatgagcactcatgtgAATCAAAAAGATGGAAATGAAAATTGTAGctaatcaatcaattttttctCTGCGAAAAACATTGAAGTCATGAAAACAAATTTGCCGAAGGGTCATTCAACCTATACTTATTTTATAGCCTTTTATTAACCttctaaataaacaaataaatgttttaaacaaaccatttgtttttctttctcaGGTAATTCCTTTCTGATAAATTAACGAGATAAATGACAGGTTTGGATGTAATAAACATGTGTTTATTGAGAACTTCAATCTGCAAAAAAAatagtatgaataaaataaataataagatacTGAATAATGTGTACAACTGAATTTAGTccttcaaaataatatttcatgaacccaaagtatatttatttatttaagttagTAATTTGGCACTCACTATGGAGATTCAAATGTAGaatggagttgtggcttggtggttaagATTCTTGCCTActaatccaagggtcctggatTCAAATCCTATCAGATGCCAGAATATTTCATGATAAATTCCACTCCCAATACCTACTAAAACTTTGTATTAAGACTATGTGTCTTGTTTTATAAGAAGGATAGTCACTGAATTTGGGTATACTTGGAAatgcaaataataaaaaaaataaaattaaaaaaaaaatattattacctCAAAACTACTCCACTCTTTGGTTCTTATCCACATTTTTTCCTCATTCAAACATTTACCTATTTTCGCAAGGGCATCCTGAAAAAAAAAGGCATGCCATTAAAATATATCAAGAACAATGTTTCATATATATTCAATTTTCATTTGCCTTCTTTATAGCCTCCAATATATTGCTATCGAGTCTAAATTTACATGAAAATTTATTTGTAACAGTAGACAAGTCTATGAAACAGCAGGCtgtttaagaaaaatgaataaCTTACAAATTCAGGTTGACTCTTTTTGTCTCCACCCCGTTTAACTTTCTTCTCTAAATCGGTGATACGACTTTCAAGAAATTCAATGTCTTTCAGACGAAGTTCTTCCTTGATGATTTCAAGATCACGTACAGGGTCAACCTCGCCCTCAACGTGAGTTATATCATCATCTTCAAAAGTtccttaattaaaaaaataaataatttttattatttcaaataaatttgttaatattcaaacaaaaaaatgtgatgtgccaatatatggacatgatgatgtcatatcactaccataattttttttcaaactagtttggtagtgtggacagagctttagttttgCACAATAAACACCACTTACGTACGACATGGTAAATCCCATCTACTGCTTTAATATGAGATAAAAAAGCATTTCCGAGCCCCTTGCCTTCATGCGCGCCCTTTACTAGCCCGGCAATATCCGTTACATGAAGAAATGCTGGAACTTTGCtgaaaacaaatttacaaaagTATGATAGAATTCACATAGATATGAATAGGTGAGGCACTGGATGGGGATAATATCTGGGCTGAAGAAAATTATACCGTATATGACTAAGTAAAGTCCCATTTAGCTAAAATTATTGGGTGGGATTACATTCGGATTACATTAACAATGGATATTGTGTCAAATTTAGGGGTGGGACTATACTTGAGCATGGTATGGCATACTCAGTCATAACGATTTGATACGTGAACCAAACTTAATTTCAGTTTTAACATCCTTCAACATATCCTATTTATCAGGTACAGTATATAACTAAGAGTGGTCTGTATTTTTAAAGGGTTTTTATTGCGATTTTTACCTTGCAGGTTTAAAGAAATCAACAAGAAAATCATATCTTTCATCTGGGACTGGTACCCTACGTGCAGAAAAAGACAAAAgacaattaaacatttattaggTAACATTTCATTTAGCTTGAATATAAATGCAAGTTTacgattttatttaaatatattggaTCATGAAAAAGAGAGTTTTCATTTAACAACAGTTCATTTAGTTAccatagctctgtctacacgatcactataactttatgtgacaaaaatgcccatatatggacatgatgatgttatatcactaccatatttaaacatatcactaccatatttgggcacatcataaaACTAGTTTAGACAGAGACAAAACTTTAGTAACTGAATATGGTACTATATTTCGTAGAAATGCTACATATTCAAAATAAGATAAAGAAATACTTATTTTCATTAGGATCTGTAACCACAAACCAAGTCACCATCAAGACAAAtgacaaaatagaaaaaaaggaGGAAATTATCAAATAGTACACAAATAAATCATGTTTAATCAATAATTCATTGAGCTAAGCAATTGAATTATATGTAATAAATAGTGATTCTCTACCATACCTTAAATCTGCCAGAATGGCGAGAGGTCATGGGGTCAATCATGTGTGTGTATGTTTCTATATTTGTTCTTCAGCTttattactcaaaaagttattttCATAAGAGTTTAAAGGATGGTTTTATAGATATATGGGAACACGTCATGAACAAACAACGTCATCAACtgttcttttaaaataaaaaaaatacagcagaCA from Antedon mediterranea chromosome 2, ecAntMedi1.1, whole genome shotgun sequence includes:
- the LOC140040025 gene encoding obg-like ATPase 1, producing MPPKKKGEAPKAPALIGRVGTSLSCGIVGLPNVGKSTFFNVLTKSQASAENFPFCTIDPNENKVPVPDERYDFLVDFFKPASKVPAFLHVTDIAGLVKGAHEGKGLGNAFLSHIKAVDGIYHVVRTFEDDDITHVEGEVDPVRDLEIIKEELRLKDIEFLESRITDLEKKVKRGGDKKSQPEFDALAKIGKCLNEEKMWIRTKEWSSFEIEVLNKHMFITSKPVIYLVNLSERNYLRKKNKWLGKIKEWVDKNDPGALIIPFSAGFELTYFNMDEDEQKKYLEEHKTTSNLNKIIVNGFKALQLEYFFTSGADEVKAWPIQKGTKAPQAAGKIHTDFEKGFIMAEVMKFVDFKELGSEGAVKSAGKYRQQGRNYVVEDGDMILFKFNAGAGLSDKKKK